Proteins from a single region of Nakamurella deserti:
- a CDS encoding gamma carbonic anhydrase family protein codes for MSTVLTFDGHTPQIDPDAWLAPTATVVGQATIAAGASLFYGAVVRADTTAITVGRRTNLQDNVVVHADPGHPAVIGDDVTVGHGAVLHGCTVEDGVLIGMGAIVMNGAVIGTGSLVAAGALVLAGSTVPPRSLVAGSPAKVRRELSDAEVAAAVDSADRYLAVAARHRAAAG; via the coding sequence ATGAGCACCGTGCTGACCTTCGACGGGCACACCCCGCAGATCGATCCGGACGCCTGGCTCGCCCCGACGGCCACGGTCGTCGGGCAGGCGACGATCGCGGCCGGTGCCAGCCTGTTCTACGGTGCCGTCGTCCGCGCCGACACCACCGCCATCACGGTCGGGCGGCGCACCAATCTCCAGGACAACGTGGTCGTGCACGCCGACCCGGGACACCCGGCGGTCATCGGCGACGACGTGACGGTCGGGCACGGCGCCGTCCTGCACGGCTGCACCGTCGAGGACGGTGTGCTGATCGGGATGGGGGCGATCGTGATGAACGGTGCGGTCATCGGCACGGGTTCGCTGGTCGCGGCCGGCGCGCTGGTGCTGGCGGGGTCGACCGTGCCGCCGCGCAGCCTCGTCGCCGGATCGCCGGCGAAGGTCCGCCGCGAGCTGTCCGACGCCGAGGTCGCCGCCGCCGTCGACAGCGCCGACCGGTACCTGGCCGTCGCCGCCCGGCACCGCGCCGCCGCCGGCTGA
- a CDS encoding CidA/LrgA family protein yields MHPDRRVTVAGWLGSFAVLVVFQLLGTAVVALTGVDLPGTVVGLALLGLALTVGARGRTWRRQRVEPAADTLLELLPLLFVPAGVGVVAYLPVLGDHLGAVVVALVLSFAATLLTTGGILELLVRRRASG; encoded by the coding sequence GTGCATCCCGACCGCCGGGTCACCGTGGCCGGCTGGCTCGGGTCGTTCGCGGTGCTCGTCGTCTTCCAGCTGCTGGGGACGGCTGTCGTCGCGCTGACGGGGGTGGACCTGCCCGGCACCGTCGTGGGGCTGGCGCTGCTCGGGCTCGCCCTGACGGTCGGCGCACGCGGCCGTACCTGGCGCCGGCAGCGGGTCGAACCGGCCGCGGACACCCTGCTGGAACTGCTGCCGCTGCTGTTCGTGCCGGCCGGGGTGGGCGTCGTGGCCTACCTGCCGGTGCTGGGCGACCATCTCGGCGCGGTGGTCGTCGCGCTGGTGCTGTCGTTCGCGGCGACGCTGCTGACCACCGGCGGGATCCTGGAGCTGCTGGTGCGTCGCCGGGCGAGCGGGTGA
- a CDS encoding LrgB family protein: MTGSPVFGTGLTVGVYAGALWLHRRCGRHPLLTPVMVTIVVVALVLQAIGVDYATYAASAAPVSMLLGPATVALALPLVRAGRGLQADWLPVLVSVAVGCLVGIGSVWVLASVLGADDPLVLALLPKSTTTPFAIGLAEAIGGPAPLAAVFAIASGVVGAVVGPSLLDLVRVRDPRARGLAIGVSAHGIGTARALQESTTTGGWSSAGMVLNALATTAVLPVLVHLMRG, from the coding sequence GTGACCGGCTCGCCGGTGTTCGGTACCGGGCTGACCGTCGGGGTCTACGCCGGAGCGTTGTGGCTGCACCGCCGCTGCGGACGGCACCCGCTGCTCACCCCGGTGATGGTGACGATCGTCGTGGTCGCGCTGGTGCTGCAGGCGATCGGCGTCGACTACGCGACGTACGCCGCCTCCGCGGCCCCGGTGAGCATGCTGCTGGGGCCGGCCACCGTGGCGCTGGCCCTGCCGCTGGTCCGGGCCGGCCGGGGCCTGCAGGCGGACTGGCTGCCCGTGCTCGTGTCGGTCGCGGTCGGCTGCCTGGTCGGGATCGGCTCCGTCTGGGTGCTCGCGTCGGTACTCGGCGCCGACGATCCGCTCGTGCTGGCGCTGCTGCCGAAATCGACGACGACACCGTTCGCCATCGGTCTGGCCGAGGCGATTGGCGGGCCGGCACCGTTGGCCGCGGTGTTCGCGATCGCCTCCGGGGTGGTCGGCGCGGTCGTGGGTCCGTCGCTGCTGGACCTCGTCCGGGTGCGCGACCCCCGGGCCCGGGGACTGGCCATCGGGGTGTCGGCCCACGGCATCGGGACGGCCCGGGCGCTACAGGAGAGCACCACCACCGGCGGCTGGTCCAGCGCTGGGATGGTGCTCAACGCGTTGGCCACCACTGCGGTGCTGCCGGTGCTGGTGCACCTGATGCGGGGCTGA
- a CDS encoding alpha/beta hydrolase family esterase, with the protein MARRRKSLFAAMLPTPKRRPTRRNAAAPKVPTMAVFTPGGSSRPAAASRPGGKGSWTEHRHLGPAGTRGYALYIPFGLHRATVAPLVMMLHGCTQTPAEFAAATRFNVLADRHGVVVVYPHQTATHNLNRCWNWFDPRHQSRLAGEPAILAGLARSLLTDSRFTLDPTRIYVAGISAGGGMALTLGATFPDVFAAVGVHSGPPFKSASGGRDALAAMAGRTALPGLGEIPARTLGLPPTIVFQGTRDTTVRPAAAEQVTAQWLEVSDAAAGPGDPRRVARTRTTTSTTGGRTATVTRWYSARGRTVLESWLVSGLGHAWSGGLAQGSFSDPVGPRATTQLWRFLSTQRLGS; encoded by the coding sequence GTGGCCCGACGCCGGAAGTCCCTGTTCGCGGCGATGCTGCCGACCCCGAAACGTCGCCCCACCCGTCGCAACGCCGCAGCGCCGAAGGTCCCCACGATGGCGGTGTTCACGCCCGGTGGATCGTCCCGGCCGGCCGCGGCGAGCCGACCCGGCGGTAAGGGCAGTTGGACCGAACACCGCCATCTCGGTCCGGCCGGCACCCGCGGCTACGCCCTCTACATCCCGTTCGGACTGCACCGGGCCACGGTCGCTCCGCTGGTGATGATGCTGCACGGCTGCACGCAGACCCCGGCCGAGTTCGCCGCCGCCACCCGCTTCAACGTCCTCGCCGACCGGCACGGGGTGGTGGTCGTCTATCCGCACCAGACCGCGACCCACAACCTGAACCGCTGCTGGAACTGGTTCGACCCGCGGCACCAGTCCCGGCTGGCCGGTGAGCCGGCGATCCTGGCCGGGTTGGCCCGTTCGCTGTTGACCGACAGCCGCTTCACCCTCGATCCGACGCGGATCTACGTCGCCGGGATCTCCGCCGGTGGCGGGATGGCGTTGACCCTGGGCGCGACGTTCCCGGACGTCTTCGCCGCGGTCGGCGTGCACTCCGGTCCGCCGTTCAAGTCGGCCTCCGGCGGGCGCGACGCGCTGGCCGCGATGGCCGGCCGCACCGCGCTGCCGGGCCTCGGCGAGATCCCCGCCCGCACCCTGGGACTGCCGCCGACCATCGTCTTCCAGGGCACCCGGGACACGACCGTGCGGCCCGCCGCCGCCGAGCAGGTCACCGCCCAGTGGCTCGAGGTGTCCGACGCCGCCGCCGGCCCGGGCGACCCGCGCCGGGTGGCCCGCACCCGGACGACGACGAGCACCACCGGCGGCCGCACCGCCACGGTGACCCGTTGGTACTCCGCGCGGGGCCGGACGGTGCTGGAGAGCTGGCTGGTCTCGGGGCTCGGTCACGCCTGGTCGGGTGGGCTCGCACAGGGGTCGTTCAGCGATCCGGTGGGGCCTCGGGCGACCACCCAGCTGTGGCGGTTCCTGTCGACGCAGCGGCTGGGCAGCTGA
- a CDS encoding cysteine desulfurase-like protein, giving the protein MTYDVSAFRAGFPALAAGTAFFDGPGGSQVPSAVADAVARTMTAGLSNRGRVTEAERRADAVVVDARQAAADLLGADPAGIVFGRSMTALTLDLARTLSRTWHRGDEVVVSTLDHDANVRPWVLAAQAVGAVVRFAGFDAATGELTEEHVAEVLSERTRLVALTGASNLIGTRPPLARIAERVHAVGALFFVDGVHLAAHAPVDVAELGADLFACSPYKFLGPHCGILAGRPALLESLRPDKLLASSDAVPERFELGTLPYELLAGTTAAIGVLAGLGGGTGTPRERVVAGMTAVERHEDGLRRVVEEGLAGLPGVTLYSRAARRTPTLLVTFDGRDPGDAHRFLAGRGVNAPAGSFYAMGPSKALGLGLAGGLRIGLAPYTDRDDVQRLLDGLRAFLG; this is encoded by the coding sequence ATGACCTATGACGTGAGCGCGTTCCGTGCCGGATTCCCGGCCCTCGCCGCCGGCACCGCCTTCTTCGACGGGCCCGGCGGCTCGCAAGTGCCGTCGGCAGTGGCAGACGCGGTGGCCCGGACGATGACCGCGGGCCTGTCCAACCGGGGGAGGGTCACCGAGGCCGAACGCCGCGCCGACGCCGTGGTCGTCGACGCCCGCCAGGCCGCTGCCGACCTCCTGGGCGCGGATCCGGCCGGCATCGTCTTCGGCCGCAGCATGACCGCGCTGACCCTCGACCTGGCCCGCACGCTGTCGCGCACCTGGCACCGCGGCGACGAGGTCGTCGTCTCCACGCTTGACCACGACGCGAACGTCCGGCCGTGGGTGCTGGCCGCCCAGGCGGTGGGCGCGGTCGTCCGGTTCGCCGGCTTCGACGCCGCGACCGGGGAGCTCACCGAGGAGCACGTCGCCGAGGTGCTCTCGGAGCGGACCCGGCTGGTCGCGCTCACCGGCGCGTCCAACCTGATCGGCACCCGGCCACCGTTGGCCCGCATCGCCGAGCGGGTGCACGCGGTCGGCGCCCTGTTCTTCGTCGACGGGGTCCATCTGGCCGCGCACGCCCCGGTGGACGTCGCCGAGCTCGGCGCGGACCTGTTCGCCTGTTCGCCGTACAAGTTCCTCGGCCCGCACTGCGGCATTCTCGCCGGTCGGCCCGCCCTGCTCGAGAGCCTGCGTCCCGACAAGCTGCTCGCCTCCTCCGACGCCGTCCCCGAGCGGTTCGAGCTCGGCACCCTGCCCTACGAGCTGCTGGCCGGCACGACCGCGGCGATCGGGGTGCTCGCCGGACTCGGTGGCGGCACGGGCACGCCGCGGGAGCGGGTGGTGGCCGGGATGACCGCGGTCGAGCGCCACGAGGACGGTCTGCGGCGTGTGGTGGAGGAGGGGCTGGCCGGGCTGCCGGGCGTCACCCTGTACTCCCGCGCGGCGCGGCGCACGCCGACCCTGCTCGTCACCTTCGACGGCCGTGATCCCGGGGACGCCCACCGCTTCCTCGCCGGTCGCGGGGTCAACGCGCCGGCCGGCTCGTTCTACGCGATGGGTCCGTCCAAGGCGCTCGGGCTCGGGCTCGCCGGCGGGCTGCGGATCGGCCTCGCGCCCTACACCGACCGCGACGACGTGCAGCGGCTGCTGGACGGGCTCCGCGCCTTCCTGGGCTGA
- a CDS encoding acetyl-CoA C-acetyltransferase translates to MTAPSPSVILAGARTPIGKYRGGLSSLTAADLGTAAIRAALERAGVDAAAVDYVIMGQVVAAGTGQNPARIAAVNAGIPMSTAAITINKVCLSGVDSIVLADQLVRSGDYDVVVAGGMESMSQAPHVLPSVLTYGDVAMHDALERDGLWDYFSDKSMGELTEDANDTYQVSRADQDEFAATSHRRAALAWKEGRFDAEVVPVQVPQRRGEPITVSHDEGVRPDTTVETLSRLKPTFRKDGTITAGSASPISDGAAAVVVTSRAYAEQHGLSWLAEIGAHATVAGPDSTLQLQPSNAIAKACERQGVVPTDLTAIEINEAFAAVGIASTRALGVDPERVNVDGGAIAVGHPLGASGTRLVLHLAHALKEQGGGLGAAALCGGGGQGEALILSVG, encoded by the coding sequence ATGACCGCTCCGTCCCCCTCCGTCATCCTCGCCGGTGCGCGTACCCCGATCGGCAAGTACCGCGGAGGACTGTCGTCGCTGACGGCCGCCGACCTCGGCACCGCCGCGATCCGCGCCGCTCTCGAGCGCGCAGGGGTGGACGCCGCGGCCGTGGACTACGTGATCATGGGCCAGGTCGTCGCCGCCGGCACCGGGCAGAACCCGGCCCGCATCGCCGCGGTCAACGCCGGCATCCCGATGAGCACCGCCGCCATCACCATCAACAAGGTCTGCCTGTCCGGCGTCGACTCGATCGTGCTGGCCGACCAGCTGGTGCGGTCCGGCGACTACGACGTCGTGGTGGCCGGCGGCATGGAGTCGATGAGCCAGGCGCCCCACGTCCTGCCGTCGGTGCTCACCTACGGCGACGTCGCCATGCACGACGCGCTCGAGCGTGACGGCCTGTGGGACTACTTCTCCGACAAGTCGATGGGCGAGCTCACCGAGGACGCCAACGACACCTACCAGGTCAGCCGCGCCGACCAGGACGAGTTCGCCGCCACCAGTCACCGCCGGGCCGCGCTGGCCTGGAAGGAGGGGCGCTTCGACGCCGAGGTCGTCCCGGTCCAGGTCCCGCAGCGTCGCGGCGAGCCGATCACCGTCAGCCACGACGAAGGTGTGCGCCCCGACACGACCGTGGAGACGCTGTCCCGGTTGAAGCCCACGTTCCGCAAGGACGGCACCATCACCGCGGGCTCGGCCTCGCCGATCTCCGACGGCGCCGCCGCCGTGGTCGTCACCAGCCGCGCCTACGCCGAGCAGCACGGCCTGTCCTGGCTGGCCGAGATCGGCGCGCACGCGACCGTCGCCGGCCCGGATTCCACGCTGCAGCTGCAGCCGTCCAACGCCATCGCCAAGGCCTGCGAGCGGCAGGGCGTCGTCCCCACCGACCTGACCGCCATCGAGATCAACGAGGCGTTCGCCGCCGTCGGTATCGCCAGCACCCGGGCGCTGGGCGTGGACCCGGAGAGGGTCAACGTCGACGGGGGCGCGATCGCCGTCGGGCATCCGCTCGGAGCGTCGGGCACGCGCCTGGTCCTGCACCTCGCGCACGCCCTCAAGGAGCAGGGCGGCGGCCTCGGTGCGGCGGCGCTGTGCGGCGGCGGCGGCCAGGGCGAGGCCCTGATCCTCAGCGTCGGCTGA
- a CDS encoding mechanosensitive ion channel family protein, which translates to MQESLQNGLDAVITFVPRLLAFLAILIIGLLVVKAISKAVDKVLERVGFDRAVERGGIKKALASSTLDASDIVAKIVYYALALFVLQLAFGVFGANPISDLLTRIIAFLPSLVVAIIIVVVAAAIAAAVKTLIQGTIGGLSYGRTVANLASIFILFLGVVAALNQIGVATTVTTPVLVAILATVGGVIVVGAGGGLIKPMQQRWEGYLSRAEEEAPKLRAHAASAPGAKDIAERTADRARSAVSDHGRSAGPSGR; encoded by the coding sequence GTGCAAGAGTCACTGCAGAACGGCCTCGACGCCGTCATCACCTTCGTTCCCCGGTTGCTGGCCTTCCTGGCCATCCTGATCATCGGTCTGCTCGTCGTGAAGGCGATCTCGAAGGCCGTCGACAAGGTGCTCGAGCGCGTCGGCTTCGACCGTGCGGTCGAGCGCGGCGGCATCAAGAAGGCGCTCGCGAGCAGCACGCTCGACGCCAGCGACATCGTCGCCAAGATCGTCTACTACGCGCTGGCCCTGTTCGTTCTGCAGCTGGCGTTCGGGGTGTTCGGGGCCAACCCGATCAGTGACCTGCTGACCCGGATCATCGCGTTCCTGCCGTCGCTCGTCGTCGCCATCATCATCGTGGTCGTCGCCGCCGCGATCGCCGCCGCGGTCAAGACGCTCATCCAGGGCACCATCGGCGGCCTGTCCTACGGCCGTACCGTCGCCAACCTGGCCAGCATCTTCATCCTCTTCCTGGGTGTCGTGGCGGCGCTGAACCAGATCGGCGTGGCCACCACCGTCACCACCCCGGTGCTCGTCGCCATCCTCGCCACCGTGGGCGGCGTCATCGTCGTCGGCGCGGGGGGCGGGCTGATCAAGCCCATGCAGCAGCGCTGGGAGGGCTACCTGAGCAGGGCCGAGGAAGAAGCGCCGAAGCTGCGGGCCCACGCCGCCTCGGCGCCGGGTGCGAAGGACATCGCCGAGCGCACCGCCGACCGGGCGCGCTCCGCGGTGAGCGACCACGGCCGGTCCGCCGGCCCGTCCGGTCGCTGA